tttttaactctctTGACAAAATCAAAGTATTGtaaaacttcaatttgaaaaagaagagaaaaaaaaggaagacaaaAGCGATAAAAAGAGAAAgtcttcttttcttcatttctcaattttcttaggaaataaaccaaaattttctttccatcgttcaaatatatgtaaaatataaaaatcaattatctctttccttctattttctcAATAGTTAATAAAATTACCCTTTTTATTATAGGCAAGACTAAtgcaaaagatgaaaatttaaaaattataaatacaaattggttttttttcttccctttacTCATTTTGGTAACCACATacaaaatcttcattttctccattaataaaaaatacaataaaatatgaattttagcaagaataaaattttatgtttgttACTTATTTGCTTGACGAAGAATACTAAGAGTTCTTTTGATAGTAAATGTATGAAGAgtttttagcctaaaaaatgtttttgaaaaaaaaaattaagtatttgataaaatttaatacacttataaacatataaaaaattacttgtagTGTTTTATAGAAAAACACTGAATgagtgattctcctaaaaacacttttagagaaaacactttcattaaaaacactatcaaatacactttaaaaagtataaaaaataagaatactAAGAGGCATTGAGGAATGAATATCATGTAATTAGTATAAAATGGGGATGAAACTACTATGCACAACCTAAcactaaaataaattactattgGAATGAGATTCTCGTTTCATTATTCATTCTTGTAAACATGTcttgtttataaaatatgaatgaaaaggGAACCAAAAGTGCATGTTCATGGAGAGTACATTTTAgggaaaataattcttatttcatGCATTGTAATAATGTCTTGCCTTACATtatcctaaaatacccttatatATAACCTAACTCACATAAGAATGGTACATCGTTCAATCAATAAAGgtactttaagtttaaaacagTGTTACTTTAAGaccaaaataatgttaatttaaGTCCGAAATAGTGTTACTTTAAAACTAAAACACATGTAAGAATATTTTGGAATAATGCAAGGTGGACACTATTCCAATGCAtgaattgataattattttttttaagttctttttttatccatattttgTAGACCGGGCATGTTTGCATTATTCCCCCAAAGAAAAACCCTTCTTCCACtttactaatattaaaaaaattagaaaaacatatattgcaagaaaaattcaaaaatggtTCGAGAGAATGGTTGGATAGTTTTGAAACATTAATTTTATCCCTAGTTGCAAGagtattaaagaataaaaaaatgttaagaaaaatgatttcctcatatttagttttataaaaaatgaaaaaaaaaaaaaatagagaaatccAACTATGCCAACAATACATGGAGTTCTTAGGACTTAGGATAGGAAATGGTAATGTTACAACCTCACATTAGCAAAAGtgttctaaattttcctaattaaatggaaaatatttcTTGGTTTCAAAGtttctcaagaaaattaaatatgcttgaatttttataaaaaaatctaggATAACTAGAGATCTTGCTTTGGTTATGATAAGGTACAGTATCCTTGTCGGATAAGGCTAGATTAGCTGAGATTTGATTATGCTTAAAGTACATTCTTACTCTTGACTCAAATTTTCTTTACTcaacttttcttcattttccaatAGGGAAGACCGAAAATCCTTCATTGATCATCATTATTCCATAGAGACGGCCACCTTAGACAAGGTTCAACCTTATCTAAGGAAAAACTCTTCATTAATTATATAATGGCCAAAGAGTTAAAAGTGAAGGTAAACGGTATGATTCAAAGGATAGGATAACCAATGCCTTCACTTATTATCCTCCTATAAATGATCCATCAAAAGATAACTATAAAATGAGGCCTAATCTCCATAATAAGGTATGTATACTAGTTCATTTCATTCTTATTTATTGACCTCACACTTTATGCTATGGCTAAATTGATTGTTggagaaaagataaaaaatcagCTAAATAATTGTCGCTACCTTTAAAATGTTCAAAATGCACAGTAAAGTCATTGCCAATTATTACGTTTACAAGATTTAACCATCGTGTAGTACTTTGAGTTTTCTCGTTTCTTTTATTGTAAAAAGTAACTACAACTTAAAAATCTATTCTTATCGGGAAGGGCTTATTTAGAAATAGTTTAACAATATTTGAAGCATAGATTGttcttagtaaaataagtataataagttattaagtttttatatagaagaattaaaacaagtaaaatgagtttgaaataacatataaaaataatttattgattttaaatctatatttctattttcttttatttatttttgttacttttcATCTTCTgacatttttctttgaattttttgggAGCTAAACATAAcctttgtaataataataataataaaacaatattttgtcCTTTTTGTCGAGCAGCATTGTTTACATTAAAATCATTCAGCTGCAATTGACACAAATTCTACAATAATACATACAGATGGTCCTTTCTCAACCAACTTCTCCTTGCATTTCTGTTCTAACTGTGGAAACTGAGTGCAGTAAGAAAATATAATGTAGATTTTGCAAGCAGTAGACTAGGTAGTTTCTCTCTCGCTTCTAATGAAGAGGTTGTACCAAAAAACCAAATCATCATTCACATTGCAGCTATTTGCACTGGAACCATTAATACTATCAGCTTCCAATGCCGAACCAGCTGTGGTAGCTGACAGGAGCTGGGTTGGCAAGATTGGTGCATGGCCTGGACTTTCAATTCTCGGGTCCATCGGCATATTTGCAGTCTTTGATCTTCTTGCATCCCCCATTTTGCATTTGGGAATTGTGTCTAGGGTGGCCAACTTGTGTTTCAGTCTCTTCTTGAGATGGGAATGCCAgaaattttttatctcattGTCTGTTCTTCCTGGTAGTCTAGCTGCTATGGCAGACCACCTGGAATACAACATCATGTTAGAATTCACTCATCCAAACTAAGGTAtacaaatttctatttttcatattttttatccaATTAATTGCTTCTCTCTTGTacaataattttgttttctttacaGAATTTATCAATATAATATCTGTGTTCATGCTCTATCTTAGGAGTGTTGAAAgagtttgataaaaaaatctaGGGAAGCTTCCTCCCTGCTAAAATTTAATTAGCTCAGTATTACTCTTCCCCTCCCCACCAAATGGTCTATTTTAAGTCTCTATTAAGCTTTATGAAACCTTATTACCAGCAATATTTATATACAAGTATGATTTTATAATTAGGGTTGATATGATAAAAATACAACCATATATGAGATCAATGACTAATGAAATTGGAAAAGAACTTGGAAAAAGAGAACACTCCTGTTTCCAAGAAGTTGATGGAGCTTGATGatggtttcttcttcttccttgctGAAGTTTCCTCGCTTGATATCTGGGCGCAAGTAGTTCGTCCATCGAAGCCTGCAGCTTTTTCCACATCTCATTAACCCTAACATATACCACAATTGAACATATGATTAGGACATACAACATGAAAAATTCATAGTGAAGAGTATGTTAATTCTCAAGAAGGATATCTTCAATCAAACTTTCTTATGaatcaatttgaaaaagatAGTAAATGAAAGGAGAGCCCTTCCCTAAGCAAATCCACTCATCATTTACATGGACTATGTGTAGAAATATAAAAGCAAATTAGTAATCTTGGGCTTAATTCATCTAATTAccaaaatctcaaataaaactGTAATTGATTCACATACTATGAACTCACCGGCTTCTTTGGGGAGAGCCCGCCAGTTGTCGTGGCCATGGCGCTGAATGTGAGAAACTAAGATCTGATCTTCCTCAGGAGTCCATGACCCCTTCTTCAGTCCCATACTCTCACAACAAGGAGTCCTCACCATCTTAATTGATACCTTGTCTTCAACCTATATCCCAACTTCAAATGCCCAACTTCAATGCCATATGCACACACATATATACTCTAAGAAaagaagtcataaataataataaaaaaaaacgtgGTCATCCctctatacatatatatttacaCATAAAATCCCTAAGAaaaatgctataaatattttttgttttttaaaaagttggtGCAGATAGTCCAAAAGCTACGTTGTTTTCAAAAGCAAACCCATCTTTTTCTAAGAAGACAAACGCTCTCCTATTATTGAGATAGTTAATCACTAAGAGATTGACTATTGGGGCTGTCTTCGAATGTGATTTTTGGGTTGAATTTGAGGTAAACGACACTATCTCTTTGACATATGTGCATGTATGTTTGAAAGGTTCAAATATTCCTTAGGGTGCAATGGTCAAAAATAACATGCGAACATGCGCCATATGGGGAATTTTGCCTTAACGATAAAGAAGGAGGGCCATGCTTTGGAGGCAAGAAAAGGGACCACTATTTATTTATGTAGCccatttacttttcttttttgaaatttcaaataagaaaaacgTGCCATCCATTCCATTTTGTTGCTAGCTATAGATGGAATATGATTTTGCAATTACCGAcaaatttaagtttattttattttatttatttattattttttttatgagaccaaaaaagtaatgtttttttaatctcatgtagaaaaatagtaataaataaaaaaaattgaccaaaaagaaaaagcgATGCCATTACGTTTCTTTATATACCTCCACGCTAACCTTCTTTCTTTTAGAATTGACCAAATTTAactaccaaaattgaaaattttacatgGTATCCAATTAGAATCCACCTGGGGAGGAACTAGAAATAGGATTCAAAGGGGGGCAACACGAGAGAGGTCAATTTTAGGGCGGCAAATGTGagtcaaaaaacaacaattaacttattggcttatttatttgtctttaaaatcttattttgcatggtaatttttttatttattactattttgtcAAAGCAAATGTGACccacttaaattttatttatttatttttatttaaatttaaaaatttaaaaataaaatatcactAATGACACTTTTCTCGGTCGCAATTgacatattatttattttctaaaaagataatatatttataaattgacGTGTAAAAAAAGTACATTGgattttaaatggaaaaaacataatgagaaaaaaagaaaaaatccacTGTCATTTGCTTCCACTTTGCCACCCTGTAATccaacataaaagaaattaaaagggGGTTGTGGCTGAGGTCAAGCCATGATAACCAGCAAATGGAGTGGTGGTGCTTAGAGCAAGATCTCAAGCCGTGCTTTGACAAAAGCTTTGAAGAAGATGCAGCTGTTTCAAAGTCTTTgacaaaaagtttaaaaaataaaagaaggtaGTGGAAGAGGTTCTAGTGGGAAGGCAATTTCAATGCATATCCAAGAGGTTCACCGACAAAAGATTTGGTTAGGAAAAGAAGAGCACGAGCATGCAGAAGACTAAGAAACTTCACCCACTCCTGCTCAGAAAAAGTGATGTTGGTGGGATCGTCTTATTTGACAATGTTAAGTCCTTATCGTACTTAATTTTACCTTTTCATCTCTTGGGAAATGAAAATCTTGTCGGTTGCTCACTTTCACGTAAGCCTGACAGATGCAAAATTTCAAAGGTAGGCAATATTTCAAAGGTGGATACACCATCCCTTCAGTCGGTCCTTAGACAGAAAGGATAAACAATCAAATGAAATGACAGTTTTTGAGATTCAATACTGGGGAGAAAGAGCGAGAACATGAGGGTTAGAACGAGtatttctattaatatatttaaacaaGGAAATTGTTGGATTTAAGGGTAAGAAAACAAAAGACTAATTCAAAAGATACAAACAAAGAatagaatgaataaaaaaaaaaaatttatcggTTAAGGTGTGACAAATattgtccttgaaatagatccaccctcctcgAAGAAGAACTTTGTACTCTGTAAGCGAGATATGTACCGcttgggttttgaaaaaattcctccaaataaatgtatgaaaatactctccgaaaaactctctgaaaaattggtattcataTATGGAGAGAGGGGTGACCTGCTTTTATAGACCATTAACACAATCCCAATAAGAATCTACTTGTAATTAGAAAATGACACAAAGTGGAAGGGGAAtctacttataaaaggaatgagatTCTACTAGCATAATCCTAATAAgactcttccaaaaaatataacactaatagaataaaataaaaaaataattctcaataggACACTTCCCAAAAATAgaagactaatagaataaaataaaataaattaaaaataatttccaaaaataaaaatagaaattatttacactcttccttCAATCCCCCACAGAATGTAAAcgtattctttttttttttttggaggaaaaaaGAATCCAATACATCAGTACTGGTCCCCAAAGGCTATGAACCAGTCTTAGGACAAATAAGTATTAAATCACAAAACatggtgaaaataaatttctatgaactAGTGTTTCTTTATGTAACTCAATGGACTtttatccacattggttttcTCAACTACACTACAAGCTGTACAAAACAGGTTGACACAAATAGGCCATGCTTCCTACTtggatattcatgagagctCTAGAGAACCTGCCTAAGTTCTCATAGGAAGCGACCCCACCTCTACTCtcatataggtgaatccatcaagtatgttctgcatttaaacataccatccataaggaatatggtattcattaagagtaaacactcaaccttaGTCAATGTAAAATACACTCTATCTACATCATAGGGATGGACTCTCATACAATTAGAGTTGATAGAGCACCTCAAGTCAAGAAAtgatttgttattacccatatgaacctatttcatggaatttccattctaatagGTTAGGTTACCACCACTCTTGACTTCTGTAATAGACATAAGCCCCATTCTCTCGATGTTTCTTccactagtttcttatttagtggtttggtcAAATGATCGACCAAATTCAACTCTGACCTCACAAATTCTAGGGATATAACCCCTGTTTCAAGCAGCTGCTGCACAATATTGTGCCTTAGGCGTATATGTCTattcttcccattaaatattttactcttagccTTAGCAATTGTAGTTTGGCTATCACAACGCATATACATAGACAAGGTTGGTCTCGTCCATAAAGGGATATTTGCTAAGAGGTTTCTAAGCCACTCAACCTCAGAGTTTGCCTTTTCTAAGGCAATAAACTCAGCCTCTATAGTAGACAGAGTAATGCAAGTTTGCTTGGCAGACTTTCAAGAATTTGCACtcccaccaaggatgaaaacatacccactagtggatttcatctcatctgaaTCCAAGatccaatttgcatcactaaatccttcaaggacacttggaaatccactaaagcacaaaccatagttaatggtgcctctcaaatacttaagGACTCTATGAACATCAATCCAATGGTCCTGATTAGGACTTTGGGTGTACCGACTCAATCTAGCTATTGCATAAACAATGTCAGGTATGGTACAAttcattaagtacattaggCTCCCTATGATCTGAGTATACTTTATTTGGGCAACActatattctctatttttcttcagctGTGAGTTGGTATCATAAGGAGTTGACActggtttacaatcaaagtgttcaaacttccttatgatcttttcaacatagtgctcttgagaaagtttaagcccattaggtgttttagttattttaattcctataaTTACCTTTGTCTCTCctaggtctttcatatcaaacttagaacctaggaATTTCTTGGTCTCACACACAACCTTTAAGTTAGTTGCAAATATcagcatgtcatcaacataaaagCAGATGACTACATATGTGTTATCCTCATACTTGTTGTAGATACACTTATTAGCATCATTAATGGAATATCCATTAGTTACTAACACATGATCAAACTTGTTGTGCCACtgtttgggagcttgttttaacccatatagTGATTCAACCAACTTACACACATTTTTATCCTTCCTTGGAACTACACAACCCTCAGGTTGATTcatataaatttcctcttcTAAATCCCCATTCAAAAATGTAGTCTTGACATCCATTCGGTGTATCACCAAATTATGAATGGAAGTTAGAGCAATCAATACTCTAATTGATGCTATTCTAGTCACAGGGGTAAAGGTGTCAAAGTAATCTACATCCTTCCTTTGTTTAAAGCCTTTGGCAACTAAACGAGCTTTATACTTCTCTATGGACCTatcttgttttaactttcttttaaagatccacttacaaccaatagTCTTTGCACCGGGAGGTAAATCTACTAACTCccatgtatggttatacattatTGATTCGATTTCACTGTTAATGATCTCCTTCCAGAATGGTGCATCAGGAGAAGTTATAACTTCTTTGTAGGATCTAGGGTCCTTATCTATTAAGAAGGTGTAGAAACCATCTCCAAGGTTTGTTTGTTTCCTATCTCTTTTACTCCTTCTAGGTTCAAATTCAGAAGGTTCAATAGACTTGTCTCTACTTGTTTCTGAACTTGTTGTTTAccatttagtttcataggaagatgttttcaaagaaatctgcattctttgtttttattatagtATTGACATCTATAAGATTGTTTTCTGACTTAGTAACAAGAAACTTATATGCCGCACTATTCTCAGCATAGCCAATGAACATTGCATCAAAGGTTTTAGGACCTAGTTTTCGTTTTTTAGGTTCAAGGAGAAGAACTTTAGCTAAACACCCCCACACATTTAGGTATGCTATATTAGGTGCATAACCTTTCCacaactcataaggagttttaccagttttcttgtaaggtattctattttgaatatgacatgCGGATAAGATAGCTTCCCCCCACAAGTTCAAGGGTGTTCCTGAACTTACCAACATTGCATTCATTTTTAAggtcttatttttcctttctgctACTCCATTAGACTCAGGGGAATAAGGAGGAGTAGTTTTGTGAATGATCCCAtgatcttcacaaaaagaattaaaggggTTGGACTCATACTCTCCTCCCTTATCAGTTCTAagtcttttaattttcttacttagttgatttttcatttcatttttgtacttgatGAAAACATCTCTTGCTTCATAtttgtttctcaaaagatacacccttgtataccttgagtacATCTATGAAAGTTATGTAGAATCGTTTACCACCTCtagtcattgtattttttatgtcTCATGAGTCACTTTGTATTAAACTTAGTTGATCTGATTTTCTTTCAATCGATTTGCAAGATTTCTTTGTAGTTTTAGATTCTACAcaagattcacattttccatggttttctAAGGACAGTTTAGGgattaaactcaattcaaccattttcttcatatatgaaaag
Above is a genomic segment from Vitis riparia cultivar Riparia Gloire de Montpellier isolate 1030 chromosome 14, EGFV_Vit.rip_1.0, whole genome shotgun sequence containing:
- the LOC117930946 gene encoding transcription factor MYB30-like translates to MVRTPCCESMGLKKGSWTPEEDQILVSHIQRHGHDNWRALPKEAGLMRCGKSCRLRWTNYLRPDIKRGNFSKEEEETIIKLHQLLGNRWSAIAARLPGRTDNEIKNFWHSHLKKRLKHKLATLDTIPKCKMGDARRSKTANMPMDPRIESPGHAPILPTQLLSATTAGSALEADSINGSSANSCNVNDDLVFWYNLFIRSERETT